One window from the genome of Roseisolibacter agri encodes:
- a CDS encoding sensor histidine kinase → MPVRPPLRSPRPSIGLALLALWAVPVLVTTGQAWAAAGSAASLGSIVVRGAAFWSFWIVAAPLIAWLVRRVPPAPGQWTRAIPVHLAASVVVSIASQLFYGVIRRLEGAFIPPEYRTLGSSVRAILLDEWLGVGMLLYAAVAGAVVALDMTRRYHARDTHAAQREAELETQLVQAQLDALRAQLNPHFLFNALNSVAMLVRAGARSEAVRVLAGLGELLRHVLYGRGTPEVALREELAFVERYLAIERVRFGDRLRVAVDVEPDAMDAAVPNLLLQPLVENALKHGVAPRPDGGSVTLRARADGDVLRVEVHDDGGALAGREAPAGPGLGLANTRARLARLYGADARLRVSGDTDGTRAVVELPLRRADAASPADAGAAA, encoded by the coding sequence ATGCCCGTCCGCCCACCGCTCCGCTCTCCGCGTCCATCCATCGGGCTCGCGCTCCTGGCGCTGTGGGCGGTCCCGGTGCTCGTGACCACCGGGCAGGCGTGGGCGGCCGCAGGCAGCGCGGCGTCGCTGGGATCGATCGTGGTGCGGGGCGCCGCGTTCTGGTCGTTCTGGATCGTCGCCGCGCCGCTCATCGCGTGGCTCGTGCGGCGCGTGCCGCCGGCGCCAGGGCAGTGGACGCGCGCGATCCCGGTGCACCTCGCGGCGTCGGTCGTCGTGTCGATCGCGTCGCAGCTCTTCTACGGCGTCATCCGGCGCCTCGAGGGCGCGTTCATCCCGCCCGAGTACCGCACGCTCGGCAGCAGCGTGCGCGCGATCCTGCTGGACGAGTGGCTCGGCGTGGGGATGCTGCTGTACGCGGCCGTCGCGGGCGCCGTCGTCGCGCTCGACATGACGCGGCGCTACCACGCGCGCGACACGCACGCGGCGCAGCGCGAGGCGGAGCTGGAGACGCAGCTGGTGCAGGCGCAGCTCGACGCGCTGCGGGCGCAGCTCAACCCGCACTTCCTGTTCAACGCGCTCAACTCGGTGGCGATGCTGGTGCGCGCGGGCGCACGCTCGGAAGCGGTGCGCGTGCTCGCGGGCTTGGGCGAGCTGCTGCGGCACGTGCTGTACGGACGGGGCACGCCCGAGGTCGCGCTGCGCGAGGAGCTGGCGTTCGTGGAGCGCTACCTCGCGATCGAGCGCGTGCGCTTCGGCGACCGGCTGCGCGTGGCGGTGGACGTGGAGCCGGACGCGATGGACGCGGCGGTGCCCAACCTGCTGCTCCAGCCGCTGGTGGAGAACGCGCTCAAGCACGGCGTCGCGCCGCGCCCCGACGGCGGCAGCGTGACCCTGCGCGCGCGCGCCGACGGCGACGTGCTGCGCGTCGAGGTGCACGACGATGGCGGCGCGCTCGCCGGGCGCGAGGCGCCCGCGGGCCCCGGCCTCGGCCTCGCCAACACGCGCGCGCGGCTGGCGCGGCTCTACGGCGCCGACGCGCGCCTGCGCGTGAGCGGTGACACCGACGGCACGCGCGCGGTCGTCGAGCTGCCGCTGCGCCGCGCGGACGCGGCGAGTCCGGCGGACGCGGGAGCGGCGGCGTGA
- a CDS encoding LytR/AlgR family response regulator transcription factor: MSAASNVVRAIVVDDEPLARAGLRALLAEDPEVEVVAECANGREAVDALRAHAPDLVLLDVQMPGLDGFGVVREIGVDRMPVVVFATAFDQYALRAFEARALDYLLKPFTDERFREVLARAKEQVRQRRVGARGAQLAAQLAALLASGGVPEAPATPPTPAAPARVAVRLGNRTAFVRLDDVDWVEAADYYVRLHVAGTSHLLRESMDEMEARLDPRRFVRVHRSAIVNVARVRELRSAAAGRHEVVLRDGTRLPLSRSRRELVARALAEAG, translated from the coding sequence GTGAGCGCCGCATCGAACGTCGTCCGCGCGATCGTCGTCGACGACGAGCCGCTGGCGCGCGCCGGCCTGCGCGCGCTGCTGGCCGAGGATCCCGAGGTCGAGGTGGTGGCGGAGTGCGCGAACGGGCGCGAGGCGGTGGACGCGCTGCGCGCGCACGCGCCGGACCTCGTGCTGCTCGACGTGCAGATGCCGGGGCTCGACGGCTTCGGCGTGGTGCGCGAGATCGGCGTCGACCGCATGCCCGTCGTCGTGTTCGCGACCGCGTTCGACCAGTACGCGCTGCGCGCGTTCGAGGCGCGCGCGCTGGACTACCTGCTCAAGCCCTTCACCGACGAGCGGTTCCGCGAGGTGCTCGCGCGCGCCAAGGAGCAGGTGCGGCAGCGGCGCGTGGGCGCTCGGGGCGCGCAGCTGGCCGCGCAGCTCGCGGCGCTGCTCGCGTCGGGCGGGGTGCCGGAAGCACCCGCCACGCCGCCGACGCCCGCCGCGCCCGCGCGCGTCGCCGTGCGGCTGGGCAACCGGACCGCCTTCGTGCGGCTCGACGACGTGGACTGGGTGGAGGCCGCCGACTACTACGTGCGCCTGCACGTCGCCGGGACCTCGCACCTGCTGCGCGAGTCGATGGACGAGATGGAGGCGCGCCTCGACCCGCGGCGCTTCGTGCGCGTGCACCGCTCGGCCATCGTGAACGTGGCCCGCGTGCGCGAGCTGCGCTCGGCCGCCGCGGGACGGCACGAGGTCGTGCTGCGCGACGGGACGCGCCTGCCGCTCAGCCGCAGCCGACGGGAGCTGGTCGCGCGCGCGCTCGCCGAGGCGGGCTGA
- a CDS encoding DUF4142 domain-containing protein codes for MRRTTVLAAILATTSAACGPAGRDVPADTNRAAVGDTAAVAGGPLTERGVLTLMSALNGAEIGAAKGVMSRIGDPTVRRYAQAMVADHGAMDSAVKALPLNDTPLPVPPAQFITMHAASSHLSAVLGAMPAGPALDRAYVASQVADHSQAMDSLRHWRGAVRDGGLRTALDGALAKVQEHLDEARAIQSALGGGVDSAGSPRPVPQLRPAEIFQAPAQLDQQRPDTATARSQRQVRPDTTRRDSARATGVRRP; via the coding sequence ATGCGCCGAACGACCGTCCTCGCCGCGATCCTCGCCACCACCAGCGCCGCCTGCGGGCCCGCCGGGCGCGACGTGCCCGCGGACACCAACCGCGCCGCGGTCGGCGACACGGCGGCCGTCGCCGGCGGCCCGCTGACCGAACGTGGCGTGCTCACGCTCATGTCGGCGCTCAACGGCGCCGAGATCGGCGCCGCGAAGGGCGTGATGTCCCGGATCGGCGACCCGACCGTGCGCCGCTACGCGCAGGCGATGGTCGCCGACCACGGCGCGATGGACTCCGCCGTGAAGGCGCTGCCGCTGAACGACACGCCGCTGCCGGTGCCGCCCGCGCAGTTCATCACGATGCACGCGGCGTCGTCGCACCTCTCGGCCGTCCTGGGCGCGATGCCGGCCGGTCCGGCGCTCGACCGCGCGTACGTCGCCAGCCAGGTGGCCGACCACTCGCAGGCGATGGACAGCCTGCGGCACTGGCGCGGCGCCGTGCGGGACGGCGGGCTGCGCACGGCGCTCGACGGCGCGCTGGCGAAGGTGCAGGAGCACCTCGACGAGGCGCGCGCCATCCAGTCCGCGCTCGGCGGCGGCGTGGACAGCGCCGGCTCGCCGCGCCCCGTGCCGCAGCTCCGGCCCGCCGAGATCTTCCAGGCGCCCGCGCAGCTCGACCAGCAGCGCCCCGACACGGCCACCGCGCGCTCCCAGCGGCAGGTGCGGCCCGACACCACGCGCCGCGACAGCGCGCGCGCCACGGGCGTGCGCCGGCCGTAG
- a CDS encoding formate/nitrite transporter family protein, protein MSADDRGHDAAQLEPDEEQKAIEQEAPGAGVNHEAIRREGMKELDRAPSALAWSGLAAGLSMGLSMVAEGALRTHLPAEVWRPLVTKLGYPIGFLAVILGSQQLYTENTLTPIVPLMSTRSGEMLGRVLRLWAIVLVTNLVGALLFALVVAHTDAFSSDVRASFVDIGREAVAGGFGTLFIRAVFAGWIIALMVWMLPAAEAGAKLLTIVVMTWLVGAGELAHVIVGSVEVLHLAARGEISYATYLTGWLPPVLLGNTLGGVVLVAAVNHAQVTSGE, encoded by the coding sequence ATGAGCGCGGACGACCGCGGCCACGACGCCGCACAGCTCGAGCCCGACGAGGAGCAGAAGGCGATCGAGCAGGAGGCGCCCGGGGCGGGCGTCAACCACGAGGCGATCCGGCGCGAGGGGATGAAGGAGCTCGACCGCGCGCCGTCCGCGCTCGCGTGGTCGGGGCTCGCCGCCGGGCTGTCGATGGGCCTCTCGATGGTGGCCGAGGGCGCGCTGCGCACGCACCTGCCGGCCGAGGTGTGGCGGCCGCTGGTGACGAAGCTCGGCTACCCGATTGGATTCCTGGCGGTGATCCTCGGCAGCCAGCAGCTCTACACGGAGAACACGCTGACGCCGATCGTCCCGCTCATGAGCACGCGCAGCGGCGAGATGCTCGGGCGCGTGCTGCGGCTGTGGGCGATCGTGCTGGTGACGAACCTCGTCGGCGCGCTGCTGTTCGCGCTGGTGGTCGCACACACCGACGCGTTCTCGTCCGACGTGCGCGCGTCGTTCGTGGACATCGGCCGCGAGGCGGTCGCGGGCGGGTTCGGGACGCTGTTCATCCGCGCGGTATTCGCGGGCTGGATCATCGCGCTGATGGTGTGGATGCTCCCGGCGGCCGAGGCGGGCGCGAAGCTCCTCACCATCGTCGTGATGACGTGGCTGGTGGGCGCCGGCGAGCTGGCGCACGTGATCGTCGGCTCGGTGGAGGTGCTGCACCTCGCGGCACGCGGCGAGATCTCGTACGCGACCTACCTCACCGGCTGGCTGCCGCCGGTGCTGCTGGGCAACACGCTGGGCGGTGTGGTGCTGGTGGCCGCGGTGAACCACGCGCAGGTGACGAGCGGCGAGTGA
- a CDS encoding cytochrome c oxidase assembly protein — MATLPPLLLHAGAPLAPHDLWSAWSAEPLFALPLAASAALYARGVHALWARAGRGRGVHGGAVMAFALGWLALALALLSPLHPLGGVLFSAHMAQHELLMVVAAPLLVAGRPLVPTLWALPRRARTRLGAAARTPAVASAWRWLRTPLHAWWLHVGALVLWHLPVLYQATLRHEGVHAAQHVSFFGSALLFWWALLHGRATRRGAAVTYLFAAMLATSVLGALLTVSTRLWYPAYAATTAPWGLMPLQDQELGGIIMWIPGGMSYLLAALWLLARLLRDGAVRERSPRPPRAAAPLGRPA; from the coding sequence GTGGCGACGCTGCCACCGCTCCTGCTGCACGCCGGCGCGCCGCTGGCCCCGCACGACCTGTGGTCCGCGTGGAGCGCGGAGCCGCTGTTCGCGCTGCCGCTGGCCGCGTCGGCGGCACTGTACGCGCGCGGCGTGCACGCGCTCTGGGCGCGCGCCGGCCGCGGGCGCGGCGTGCACGGCGGCGCCGTCATGGCGTTCGCGCTGGGCTGGCTCGCGCTCGCCCTCGCGCTGCTGTCGCCGCTGCACCCGCTGGGCGGCGTGCTCTTCTCGGCCCACATGGCGCAGCACGAGCTGCTGATGGTGGTGGCCGCGCCGCTGCTGGTCGCGGGGCGTCCGCTCGTCCCCACGCTGTGGGCGCTGCCGCGGCGCGCGCGCACGCGACTGGGCGCCGCGGCGCGGACGCCCGCCGTCGCGTCGGCGTGGCGCTGGCTGCGCACGCCGCTCCACGCGTGGTGGCTGCACGTGGGCGCGCTGGTGCTCTGGCACCTGCCGGTGCTCTACCAGGCGACGCTGCGCCACGAGGGCGTGCACGCCGCGCAGCACGTCAGCTTCTTCGGCTCCGCCCTGCTCTTCTGGTGGGCGCTGCTGCACGGACGCGCGACGCGGCGCGGGGCGGCCGTCACGTACCTGTTCGCGGCGATGCTCGCGACCAGCGTGCTCGGCGCGCTGCTGACCGTGTCGACGCGCCTGTGGTATCCGGCGTACGCCGCCACCACCGCACCGTGGGGGCTGATGCCGCTCCAGGACCAGGAGCTGGGAGGGATCATCATGTGGATCCCGGGCGGGATGAGCTACCTGCTGGCCGCGCTCTGGCTGCTCGCGCGGCTGCTGCGCGACGGCGCGGTGCGTGAGCGCTCCCCGCGTCCGCCGCGCGCGGCGGCGCCGCTCGGACGGCCCGCATGA
- a CDS encoding c-type cytochrome, giving the protein MSAAPRIRTLLAAAVALLAIASACRRDVDYEREASLMTHGGDPRKGRALIQHYGCGSCHKIPGVPGATGGVGPSLQGLQTQSYIAGVLQHTPDNLVRWVRDPQGVDPRTAMPNLDVSERDARHIVAYLYTIKPN; this is encoded by the coding sequence GTGAGCGCCGCGCCCCGCATCCGCACGCTGCTCGCGGCGGCGGTCGCGCTGCTGGCAATCGCTTCCGCCTGCCGCCGTGACGTGGACTACGAGCGCGAGGCCTCGCTGATGACGCACGGCGGCGACCCGCGGAAGGGGCGCGCGCTGATCCAGCACTACGGCTGCGGCTCCTGCCACAAGATCCCGGGCGTGCCCGGCGCCACCGGTGGCGTGGGCCCGTCGCTGCAGGGCCTGCAGACGCAGTCGTACATCGCGGGCGTGCTGCAGCACACCCCGGACAACCTCGTGCGCTGGGTGCGCGACCCGCAGGGCGTGGACCCGCGCACCGCGATGCCGAACCTCGACGTCTCCGAGCGCGACGCGCGCCACATCGTGGCGTACCTCTACACCATCAAGCCCAACTGA
- a CDS encoding cytochrome c oxidase subunit 3, with protein sequence MPPDRRSPDRLTIDVSVLPDTVFGHRGLVWWGTVGFMAIEGTTLAIAAAAYLYLRTNAAEWPPRPTANPDLLIPTITLAVLLLKLIPYGLAERAAKRFDLAGVRRWLVIGSAVGLLALVLRWFDLQALNVRWDTNAYGSGVWLALVAHTSLMATDVLESAVLTAIFFTDRVQPRHFSDVEDTAIYERFLSVAWLLLYLLVFLGPRVL encoded by the coding sequence GTGCCCCCCGACCGCCGCTCGCCCGACCGGCTGACGATCGACGTGTCGGTGCTGCCGGACACCGTCTTCGGCCACCGCGGGCTCGTGTGGTGGGGGACCGTCGGCTTCATGGCGATCGAGGGGACGACGCTCGCGATCGCGGCCGCCGCCTACCTGTACCTGCGCACGAACGCCGCCGAGTGGCCGCCGCGCCCGACGGCGAACCCCGACCTGCTGATCCCGACGATCACCCTCGCCGTGCTCCTGCTGAAGCTGATCCCGTACGGCCTCGCCGAGCGCGCCGCCAAGCGCTTCGACCTCGCGGGCGTGCGGCGCTGGCTGGTGATCGGCTCGGCGGTCGGGCTGCTGGCCCTCGTGCTGCGCTGGTTCGATCTCCAGGCGCTCAACGTGCGCTGGGACACCAACGCGTACGGCTCCGGCGTGTGGCTGGCCCTGGTCGCCCACACGTCGCTGATGGCCACCGACGTGCTCGAGAGCGCGGTGCTGACCGCCATCTTCTTCACCGACCGGGTGCAGCCGCGCCACTTCTCCGACGTCGAGGACACGGCGATCTACGAGCGCTTCCTCTCGGTGGCGTGGCTGCTGCTCTACCTGCTCGTGTTCCTCGGCCCGCGGGTGCTCTGA
- the ctaD gene encoding cytochrome c oxidase subunit I produces MPASIPPLPAAEPADVREVRELARTWADASGLRGWLTTVDHKRIAKRYVMTAFAFFALGGIDALIMRTQLLRPENQLVGPDRYNQLFTVHGTNMMFLFAVPVMLAMGLYMVPLLVGARNVAFPRLNALGYWVYLFGGILLWVALLSDTGPDTGWFSYVPLSGPEFSPGKRVDVWAQMITFTEISGLISAVEIIVTALKCRAPGMTLGRMPIFVWAMLVTAFMVIPSLSMIATASQMLAMDRLVGTHFFNVAEGGDPLLWQHFFWWFGHPEVYIIFIPATGFISALLPAFTRRPVFGHNAVVLSSIATAFLGFGVWVHHMFATGILQLASSFFTATSIMITIPTAVQIFCWIVTIWTGRLQFTTSFLFILGFFVTFIIGGLTGVMLASVPFDQQVHDSYFVVAHLHYVLLGGGAFPLFAAIYYWFPKWTGRMLSERMGKLHFALWLVGVNLTFFPMHLLGLDGMPRRVYTYPDGMGWTGNNQLATAGAYVIALSVLAFVGNVLWSARRGVRAGDDPWVSDSLEWGTSSPPPPYNFARPPVVQGRAPLWDRTPDAPVVVGLATDRREILVTTAMDAEPDHRHPDPEPTIWPFVAAIAVSVFFIALMFTPWAVVFGSALLFPPLVAWGWPRRPNQAPGVTTPAEGGA; encoded by the coding sequence ATGCCGGCGAGCATCCCGCCCCTCCCGGCCGCTGAGCCGGCCGACGTGCGCGAGGTGCGCGAGCTGGCCCGCACCTGGGCCGATGCGAGCGGGCTGCGCGGCTGGCTGACGACGGTCGACCACAAGCGCATCGCCAAGCGCTACGTGATGACCGCGTTCGCCTTCTTCGCGCTCGGCGGCATCGACGCGCTGATCATGCGCACGCAGCTACTGCGGCCGGAGAACCAGCTGGTGGGGCCCGACCGCTACAACCAGCTCTTCACGGTGCACGGCACGAACATGATGTTCCTGTTCGCCGTCCCCGTGATGCTGGCGATGGGGCTCTACATGGTCCCGCTGCTCGTCGGCGCGCGCAACGTGGCCTTCCCGCGCCTCAACGCGCTGGGCTACTGGGTCTACCTGTTCGGCGGCATCCTGCTGTGGGTGGCGCTGCTGTCCGACACGGGCCCCGACACGGGCTGGTTCAGCTACGTGCCCCTCAGCGGCCCGGAGTTCTCGCCCGGCAAGCGCGTGGACGTGTGGGCGCAGATGATCACGTTCACGGAGATCTCGGGGCTCATCAGCGCGGTCGAGATCATCGTCACGGCGCTCAAGTGCCGCGCGCCCGGCATGACGCTGGGCCGGATGCCGATCTTCGTGTGGGCGATGCTGGTCACCGCGTTCATGGTGATCCCGTCGCTGTCGATGATCGCCACCGCGAGCCAGATGCTGGCGATGGACCGGCTCGTCGGCACGCACTTCTTCAACGTGGCCGAGGGGGGCGACCCGCTGCTCTGGCAGCACTTCTTCTGGTGGTTCGGGCACCCCGAGGTCTACATCATCTTCATCCCGGCCACGGGGTTCATCTCCGCGCTGCTGCCGGCGTTCACGCGGCGGCCGGTGTTCGGCCACAACGCCGTGGTGCTGTCGTCCATCGCCACCGCCTTCCTCGGGTTCGGCGTGTGGGTCCACCACATGTTCGCGACCGGGATCCTGCAGCTCGCCTCCAGCTTCTTCACGGCGACGAGCATCATGATCACGATCCCGACGGCGGTGCAGATCTTCTGCTGGATCGTGACCATCTGGACGGGGCGGCTGCAGTTCACGACCTCGTTCCTCTTCATCCTCGGATTCTTCGTCACGTTCATCATCGGCGGGCTGACGGGCGTGATGCTGGCGTCGGTGCCGTTCGACCAGCAGGTCCACGACAGCTACTTCGTGGTCGCGCACCTGCACTACGTGCTGCTCGGCGGCGGCGCCTTCCCGCTGTTCGCGGCCATCTACTACTGGTTCCCCAAGTGGACCGGGCGGATGCTGAGCGAGCGGATGGGCAAGCTGCACTTCGCGCTCTGGCTCGTGGGCGTCAACCTGACGTTCTTCCCGATGCACCTGCTGGGGCTCGACGGGATGCCGCGGCGCGTCTACACGTATCCCGACGGGATGGGGTGGACGGGCAACAACCAGCTGGCGACGGCGGGCGCGTACGTCATCGCGCTGAGCGTGCTCGCGTTCGTCGGCAACGTGCTGTGGAGCGCACGGCGCGGCGTGCGCGCGGGCGACGACCCGTGGGTGTCCGACTCGCTGGAGTGGGGCACCAGCTCGCCGCCGCCGCCGTACAACTTCGCGCGCCCGCCCGTCGTGCAGGGCCGCGCGCCACTGTGGGACCGCACGCCCGACGCACCCGTCGTCGTCGGGCTCGCGACCGACCGCCGCGAGATCCTCGTCACGACCGCGATGGACGCGGAGCCGGACCACCGCCATCCGGATCCCGAGCCGACGATCTGGCCGTTCGTCGCGGCGATCGCGGTGAGCGTGTTCTTCATCGCGCTGATGTTCACGCCGTGGGCGGTCGTCTTCGGCAGCGCGCTGCTCTTCCCGCCGCTGGTGGCGTGGGGCTGGCCGCGGCGGCCGAACCAGGCGCCGGGCGTGACGACGCCCGCGGAGGGCGGCGCATGA
- the coxB gene encoding cytochrome c oxidase subunit II: MQGALDAAGPQAAHIARLWWIALGVSAVVYALTMAALFVAVTHRKRAPAVPTIEPAPDAERRGRRWVGAAVGATIVVLFAFLFADLVTTRALAAIERPREMLTVRVTGMQWWWRVEYRDTVSARTVTTANEIHVPVGRPVLLELESGDVIHSIWIPTLHGKRDLVPGQRNVLTVQADRPGIYRGECAEFCGHQHAKMALVVVAEPEAQFRAWYAAQHAEARPPADSLQLAGQQVFMSKACAVCHQIRGTPAGGRVAPDLTHLASRRSLAAGTLPNTRGHLAGWIIDPQSLKPGTRMPANEMRPDELRALLAYLESLR; the protein is encoded by the coding sequence ATGCAGGGCGCGCTCGACGCCGCGGGCCCGCAGGCCGCGCACATCGCGCGGCTCTGGTGGATCGCGCTCGGCGTCTCGGCCGTGGTGTACGCGCTCACGATGGCCGCGCTGTTCGTGGCCGTCACGCACCGCAAGCGGGCGCCCGCCGTGCCGACCATCGAGCCCGCGCCCGACGCGGAGCGTCGCGGACGGCGCTGGGTGGGCGCGGCGGTGGGCGCGACCATCGTGGTGCTCTTCGCCTTCCTGTTCGCCGACCTCGTCACGACGCGCGCGCTGGCCGCGATCGAGCGCCCGCGCGAGATGCTGACGGTGCGCGTCACGGGCATGCAGTGGTGGTGGCGCGTGGAGTATCGCGACACCGTCTCGGCGCGCACGGTCACCACGGCGAACGAGATCCACGTCCCCGTGGGCCGCCCGGTGCTGCTGGAGCTGGAGTCGGGCGACGTGATCCACTCCATCTGGATCCCGACGCTGCACGGGAAGCGCGACCTCGTGCCGGGCCAGCGCAACGTGCTCACGGTGCAGGCGGACCGTCCGGGGATCTACCGCGGCGAGTGCGCGGAGTTCTGTGGCCACCAGCACGCGAAGATGGCGCTGGTGGTGGTGGCCGAGCCCGAAGCGCAGTTCCGCGCGTGGTACGCGGCGCAGCACGCGGAGGCGCGGCCGCCCGCCGACTCGCTGCAGCTCGCCGGGCAGCAGGTCTTCATGTCGAAGGCGTGCGCCGTCTGCCACCAGATCCGCGGCACGCCGGCCGGCGGACGCGTCGCGCCCGACCTGACGCATCTCGCCAGCCGCCGCTCGCTCGCCGCCGGCACGCTGCCCAACACGCGCGGCCACCTGGCCGGCTGGATCATCGACCCGCAGAGCCTCAAGCCCGGGACGCGCATGCCCGCGAACGAGATGCGCCCCGACGAGCTGCGGGCGCTGCTGGCCTACCTGGAGTCGCTGCGATGA
- a CDS encoding c-type cytochrome produces the protein MRRATRAALLLALVAAGACDREKRDFQTIPPGASDETLVRTSALHAGPPVPEPTAGTYQDNAWAIGEGQRLYNQMNCSGCHAPGGGGGIGPALSDDEWIYGSEPENVFDTIVKGRPHGMPSYRGRMGNSEVWKLVAYVRTLGGLTRKDAWSPRGEHLGESTPDPNTRGHGLDDSSRVHPEQLPPAPPGGGD, from the coding sequence ATGAGACGCGCCACGCGCGCCGCGCTCCTGCTCGCCCTCGTCGCCGCCGGCGCGTGCGACCGCGAGAAGCGCGACTTCCAGACGATCCCGCCCGGCGCCAGCGACGAGACGCTCGTGCGCACCAGCGCGCTGCACGCGGGCCCGCCGGTCCCCGAGCCGACCGCCGGCACCTACCAGGACAACGCGTGGGCGATCGGCGAGGGCCAGCGGCTCTACAACCAGATGAACTGCTCCGGGTGCCACGCGCCGGGCGGCGGCGGCGGCATCGGGCCGGCGCTGAGCGACGACGAGTGGATCTACGGCAGTGAGCCCGAGAACGTCTTCGACACGATCGTGAAGGGGCGCCCGCACGGGATGCCCTCGTACCGCGGCCGGATGGGCAACTCGGAGGTGTGGAAGCTGGTGGCCTACGTGCGCACGCTGGGCGGGCTGACGCGCAAGGACGCATGGAGCCCGCGGGGCGAGCACCTGGGCGAGAGCACCCCCGATCCGAACACGCGCGGCCACGGCCTGGACGACAGCTCGCGCGTGCACCCCGAGCAGCTCCCGCCCGCGCCGCCGGGCGGCGGGGACTGA
- a CDS encoding substrate-binding domain-containing protein encodes MLRVCADPNNLPFSNDRREGFENRLAELLAREMGARLEYTWWAQRRGFFRETVNASKCDLVPGVPTRLDMVLTTRPYYRSSYAFVQRRDAATRVTSLDDPALRRLKVGVQFIGDDYANTPPAHALAARGIVENVVGFSIYGDYREPNPPARIIDAVADGTVDVAIVWGPLGGYFARRGRVPMTVVPVTPQVDPRSLPLAFDVSMGVRRKDAALRDEVQAVLTRRHDAVAAILDAYGVPRVPTPPRATTVAGARP; translated from the coding sequence GTGCTCCGGGTCTGCGCCGATCCGAACAACCTCCCGTTCAGCAACGACCGCCGCGAGGGCTTCGAGAACAGGCTGGCCGAGCTGCTGGCGCGGGAGATGGGCGCGCGGCTGGAGTACACGTGGTGGGCGCAGCGGCGCGGCTTCTTCCGCGAGACGGTGAACGCCAGCAAGTGCGACCTCGTCCCCGGCGTGCCGACGCGGCTCGACATGGTGCTGACGACGCGGCCGTACTACCGGTCGTCGTACGCCTTCGTGCAGCGCCGCGACGCCGCCACGCGCGTGACGTCGCTCGACGATCCCGCGCTGCGCCGCCTGAAGGTCGGCGTGCAGTTCATCGGCGACGACTACGCGAACACGCCGCCGGCGCACGCGCTGGCCGCGCGCGGCATCGTCGAGAACGTCGTCGGCTTCAGCATCTACGGCGACTACCGCGAGCCCAACCCGCCCGCGCGCATCATCGACGCGGTGGCCGACGGCACCGTGGACGTGGCGATCGTGTGGGGCCCGCTGGGCGGCTACTTCGCGCGTCGCGGCCGCGTGCCGATGACGGTCGTGCCGGTCACGCCGCAGGTGGACCCGCGCTCGCTGCCGCTCGCCTTCGACGTGTCGATGGGCGTGCGGCGCAAGGACGCGGCGCTGCGCGACGAGGTGCAGGCGGTGCTGACGCGCCGCCACGACGCGGTGGCCGCGATCCTCGACGCGTACGGCGTGCCGCGCGTCCCGACGCCGCCACGCGCGACCACGGTCGCGGGAGCGCGCCCATGA